The proteins below are encoded in one region of Bacteroides uniformis:
- the trhA gene encoding PAQR family membrane homeostasis protein TrhA translates to MLWMLRLMKRKRNGLFYSKKEETINSISHGIGIAMGVIVSALFLIKCYQAQNLWAACGVWLYLFGMGGSYLASTLYHSLKHHNPWKRRLRHWDHAAIYWHIAGSYSPITLIALREDGGWGWELFGFVWLCAIIGTVVSFRKMEEHSYVETVCYILMGLSVLVVFKQLFALSPTACYWIIAEGVCYITGAAFYSLRKARYMHSVFHFFVLGGSACHMVAVWDILVKML, encoded by the coding sequence ATGCTATGGATGCTTCGACTGATGAAAAGAAAGCGTAACGGACTATTTTATAGTAAAAAAGAAGAAACCATCAATTCCATCTCCCATGGCATCGGCATTGCCATGGGAGTAATTGTAAGTGCACTATTCCTGATAAAATGCTACCAGGCACAGAACCTTTGGGCAGCATGCGGCGTATGGCTCTATCTGTTCGGCATGGGCGGCTCCTATCTTGCCTCCACACTCTACCACTCCCTGAAACATCATAATCCGTGGAAACGGCGCTTGCGGCATTGGGACCATGCGGCCATCTATTGGCACATTGCAGGCAGTTACTCCCCCATCACGCTCATTGCATTGAGAGAGGACGGCGGTTGGGGATGGGAACTTTTCGGCTTCGTCTGGCTATGCGCCATCATCGGCACTGTTGTCAGCTTCCGCAAGATGGAGGAGCACAGTTACGTGGAAACAGTGTGTTACATCCTGATGGGACTGTCCGTACTGGTAGTATTCAAGCAGCTTTTCGCCCTCTCCCCTACAGCCTGCTACTGGATTATTGCCGAAGGAGTATGCTACATCACGGGAGCTGCTTTCTACTCCTTGCGCAAGGCACGGTACATGCATTCGGTTTTCCATTTCTTTGTATTGGGCGGTTCAGCCTGCCACATGGTGGCTGTATGGGACATACTGGTGAAGATGCTGTAA